The genomic stretch cctcactatactacacactgtactcttcactgtactacacttatatacactatactacactgtactcttcactgtaccacacttatatacaccatactacacactgtactcttcactgtactacacttatatacactatactacacactgtactcttcactgtactacacttatatacactatactacacactgtactcttcactgtactacacttatatacactatactacacactgtactcttcactgtactacacttatatacactatactacactgtactcttcactgtactacttatatacactatactacactgtactcttcactgtactacacttatACAccctcactatactacacactgtactctcactgtactacacttatatacactatactacacactgtactcttcACTGTACTACTTATATACAccctcactatactacacactgtactcttcactgtactacacttatATAAACTAAGTACTTAGTGTGCTTTtctacattatacattttgctgaactttacactgtatttaaatctttatcacacattttattacattcttATGATTTCAATGATTAACattatttcctctctctctctctctctctctctctctctctctctctctctcccccccattttctctctttccctctctctcaggGCTGATATGATGTCTGTTAAAGAGGTGCTCAGTGGTAATggtgagtctcacacacacacacacacacacacacacacacttgtggcATGAAATGCACTAAAGTATTAATTCTGTTTCAGATGAGATGATTGGTCAGGTGCTGAGAATTATGGGTAGTCAGTCTGTCCCTTACACAGCCATCTACACCGCTCTCCGTCCCTCACGGGTAAGAACGAGTCATGGACCATTATTAAAACATCTGGAACACATCTCACACACGCCATCAGTAAGAGGATTCAGGgataaatctaattaattattaccctaaataatgatttaaatgattacagtaacattttactttatttttgtttgtttgtttgtttatttatttattgttttaaagatcAAATGTCATCACAATTCTATTGATcttttcttcctgttttttctttactttatttcttgctataaaaataaaaaataaacggaAATATTCGACCCTCTCTCTCGTGTCAGCTGATGGAGGAGGTGATTCCAGACGTGCACTCTGTAGGAGCACGTTCTCTGCTGCAGTACCGGCATGAGGGTTCTCCTGCTCCATACCCACCTGTGGAGTTTAAGGAACGTGGTTCTGCCTGCATCCTGCTGTGGGCCAAGAACCTGACCGTGAGTGAGTATCGCTCAGGAAGGTGGGAGAGACACAACCTCAGCCCAAAAACCTTCGGAGAAGGGGTTTCTCCAAAGCTGGAGGGATCGTTCTGTAACGCCACACACTCCAGGTGAGCTCGAGGAGACGAGATGAGGTTCAGACACGGCCGAGTTCAGgaacaaaacagaaaaggtGATTTGCTTTTGCTTCTTTTGTTCACAGGCTTGTCCTCAACTATGAAGACATATTAGGTTACCGGTCTTTTAAGCTCATGTAAGTACTGGTTGAATATGttcaaaagtaatggcaccctagATATACACACTACAAATGTTCTGATATTAGAATTTAACATAATACTCACcctgaagttgattattttcctgtaacagcacatCTCTAAgtgatttattcctcttacatcactgcatttaattttatttattaagaaatgATATACTTTTAAACAGGATAGTTCTTGTTGACACTGAAGCCCTGAGACTGAAGACTCGTTCCTCACTCACTACATAAACACACGATCAGAACGAGTGCTTTAACATTAGTGATAAAtctgcactactgtcagagctgcagtTCACctcctcctgaccaatcaggatccagaacCCAGCAGTGATGCAGAGTAaatgttcagaatcagaaaaaaCTTTATTGTCGAGtgtgtttgcacttacaagctttttgttttggtgaccGAATCCATATTGCAGATTatgataataaattatttatttatgggtaatttgtttatttgaatgttttatttgtgaaatCTGGGGAGTTCTTGGTCAGATGAGGAGCTGTGTttgtggatgatgatgatgatgtgatgttcTCCTCAGCTTTGTGATGAGTCAGAGGCACTATAAGGTTTCAGCACGCCGATGGTTCACCATGGATCAGGTTCAGCTGGAGTACGACAGAAAAACGGCTTCGTTTAACGGCAGTCGAGGAATCTACGCTCCGGCCGAGTACTCGTACCGCTGTCACTCTGTCACCAGCTTCCGCTACCCTCTGCTCACTCCTCGCTCAGCCAAGGACAACGCCAACGACTGGAGGATCTCCTTCGACGACTTCCAGGTGCCGTCACTAAAATAACTGCTGTATGATATTTCATAAAGAATAACTACATCACCAGAGGGGATTTCAGTCACATATTTATTcctgaatgtaaataaattcatataaaaatgtaattgaacagAGTTAAAGAAAAGGTTTTTTGTGTACCGTGGCTTCAGTTGCTCTTCAGTGAAGATGTGTAGAATGATTACACTGTGGTGGTGATATTATAATGAAATTCAGTTCCTCATCTCCTCCTTATTTATTTCTGGACAGATCCAGGGCTTTAACGTGACTGGGAAGGAGTTCTCCTATGCCAGTGACTGTGCAGGGTTCTTCACCCCAGGGATCTGGATGGGTTTGCTCATCTCCGCACTTATGGTCCTGCTCCTTACCTACGGCCTGCACATGATCATGCAGCTGCACACCATGGACCGCTTTGACGACCCCAAAGGCCCCGCCATCTCCGTCCCACAGTCAGAGTAACGAGCCCCGCCCACTCTGACCTACCGTCCAATAAACAAGCCCCACCCCTTTCCATTAACAAAGTAACAAGTCACGCCCACTCCGACCTACCCCACCCCTATCTATTTACAAAGTAACAAGCCCCACCCACTATGAACTACTGTCCCATAAACAAGCCCCACCCCTTTCCATTTACAAAGTAACACGCCCTGCCCACTCTGACCTACCATCCCATAAACAAGCCCCACCCTTTTCTATTTACAAAGTAACAAGCCCCGAACACTCTGACCTACCGTCCCATAAACAAGCCCCACCCCTTTCCATTTACAAAGTAACAAGCCCTGCCCACTCTGACCTACCATCCCATAAACAAGCCCCACCCCTTTCTATTTACAAAGTAACAAGCCCCACCCCTCTTCATTCATCAGACTTTATGAGAAGCCCCACCCCAATCCAACACTCAGACTCCTGTCTTCATTTCATGAGTGCAATATGAGTAAATCATTCCATCTGTTattttcacttatttattttctcGCGTGTGTATTAttactatttgtgtgtgtgtgtgtgtgtgtgtgtgtgtgtgtgtgtgtgtgtgtgtgtgtgtgtgtgtgtgtaatattactGCTATGTTAAAGGGAAGAGAAATCCCAGAGTCTCGTTTGCTTAAACACGTCCCTTATTCCCTGAATGTCCTCCGCAGCAATGTGTTCAGGCGTCTGTGTTTAGTATCGTTACGTCAGACAGTAATTAAGAGCAGTGTGAGGAGGCTTAGCATTGTTCAGCACGGGACACTGTGTGGAACTGAAGATCGTCTGAATCGGTGTCGTTCACACCAGCGGCAGACTGGGGCAGGGGGCGTGGTCTAGAGTCTAAAGGCGGAGCTTGTACATTTAGATGTGATTCGGGTTCATATAAATTCGAGTTCTCTGGTGTTTCATGGTCTGGTTCTAAGTGCAGTGTTGAGTGTTGGACGCTTTCGTTACTTGTTAGAGACGTTAGTCAGACGTTTTCAGTGCACGCCAGACCTTCCTTCACTGACTGACTGCATTCTCTGGAACACTTCACACTGTttcctgtgtttgttttggagcagttTCATGTGTGTTTTTCCGATTTCAGACGCTTTAAAGTAATTCCAAGGTCTGCCACTAGAGGACAGTAAATTACTGAAATGTATTCCTACATAATAAATtggaaaaaagtggaaaaagtgaaacttgtgattgaatttaatttctgaAGTTTCTGTGTTGGTTATTAAATG from Silurus meridionalis isolate SWU-2019-XX chromosome 16, ASM1480568v1, whole genome shotgun sequence encodes the following:
- the atp6ap1a gene encoding ATPase H+ transporting accessory protein 1a, which produces MAAARMLSARSALRLVALLLGVFAAGQCTEHVPLLMWTSDGFSLPSQSDPAAGHSVSMSELQSYLNTAFRSTPHNVLLFLQDKLSVDDFTKYAGVFGNKQGSAFPNLESTLQSSSSLLLPSVCSMVSSSLPMLLQDELNTSPLYMDPDMLAQLRLNASVPALLIFSLPYSSSGADMMSVKEVLSGNDEMIGQVLRIMGSQSVPYTAIYTALRPSRLMEEVIPDVHSVGARSLLQYRHEGSPAPYPPVEFKERGSACILLWAKNLTVSEYRSGRWERHNLSPKTFGEGVSPKLEGSFCNATHSRLVLNYEDILGYRSFKLIFVMSQRHYKVSARRWFTMDQVQLEYDRKTASFNGSRGIYAPAEYSYRCHSVTSFRYPLLTPRSAKDNANDWRISFDDFQIQGFNVTGKEFSYASDCAGFFTPGIWMGLLISALMVLLLTYGLHMIMQLHTMDRFDDPKGPAISVPQSE